One window of the Chryseobacterium camelliae genome contains the following:
- a CDS encoding choice-of-anchor L domain-containing protein, producing MLNRRTGSLLLALFLVLTGHLAFSQIRQNRTIQPTASTMKAGTFIDVNTPNYPESSFNISQLVKDVLITGGSTCSTANVSNVNVSPNLAADNPTRSWGFFNKGTTGFPFEKGIVLITGQARKAGNTFQSGNLGDALPTTGDPDLAAALNVPNSSLRDATYIEFDFVPTSTEVSFRYIFASEEYDSNFPCTISDGFALLLRPVSGGAYTNLAVLPNGAGPVSVTNIIPASYSCGPKNAQYFGGQNTANIETNFSGRTIPLTAKATVTPGVAYHFKMVLADYQDSNYDSGVFLEAGSFNIGVQLLDAAGVQLPSSINVCDNTPQTFTASTQVPNATYQWFLGTTPIPGATNPSYTATQPGQYTVQVFIPGNSCPGTASITIVGGTSPTVQNATLTSCFVQGNATFNLTTAQSSISTTPGATFAYYINQADAIAGNANTIANPAAFQSAGQTVYVSVKNGFCAKVAELTLVKAPQITATIAAPGVLTCTNQQVTLNASASVYPSGSVFNWTTTGGNIISGGNTLNPVVNAAGTYTLTISNTYQPGNTICTGTANITVTGDSAPPVTTVTASKTTICAGETVTLTASGGTTYTWAGLPGNGATQTVTPTATTTYTVTALGANGCASQNPATITIEVSQPITVQNAVLLQCYQPGPINYNLTSAQPQITTAAGVTFAYYINQADANAGNANTITNPNAFSSAGNQTIYVLVKNGGCSYVVSLQLLKTAATTLTIAAPQTITCTTSQVTLNASASVIPAGSTIAWTTAGGNIVSGANNLTPVVNAGGTYTLTVSNVSQPGNLNCTYTETVTVTENKTLPVAAVTSSAVQICAGESVTLTASGGVSYNWATLPGNGSTQVVSPTTTTVYSVYAVGANGCISANPATVTVIVGPPTATVSASPTKICAGDSVTLTASGGVTYNWVGLPGNGNTQVVTPTVTTTYSVYALGGNGCTSINPATITIEVVPAISSALQNVYVCKGDTGVLDAGSGPGYTYLWSTGATTQTISTNVPGTYTVTINNGTCSKTFSAQLINPTLPQFTNITYENHTMTLSATNPTGGVLEYSVDGGVTWQSSNIFYNLLNNTNYTILVRVKDAECSTVLEYFTFVISNAITPNDDGKNDFVDFAGISKYNNFAASVFNRYGQEIFKATKAETFWTGTVRGISQPTGTYWYRVQWENPASKKLELRTGWILLKNRN from the coding sequence ATGTTAAATAGAAGAACAGGAAGTCTACTTTTAGCTTTATTTTTAGTTCTTACGGGGCATTTAGCCTTTTCACAGATAAGGCAGAACCGGACGATTCAGCCTACAGCTTCTACTATGAAAGCCGGAACTTTTATAGACGTTAATACGCCCAACTATCCGGAGTCTTCCTTTAATATTAGCCAGCTGGTAAAGGATGTCCTGATCACCGGCGGTTCTACCTGTTCTACAGCCAATGTGAGCAACGTTAACGTTTCCCCTAATTTAGCCGCTGATAACCCGACCAGGAGCTGGGGCTTTTTCAATAAAGGAACCACCGGTTTTCCATTTGAAAAAGGGATTGTCTTGATTACAGGGCAGGCCAGAAAGGCAGGGAATACATTCCAGTCCGGAAACCTCGGGGATGCCTTGCCGACAACCGGAGATCCGGATCTTGCAGCAGCCCTTAATGTCCCTAACAGCAGCTTACGGGATGCTACCTATATTGAATTTGACTTCGTTCCTACCTCCACTGAAGTTTCTTTCCGGTATATATTTGCTTCCGAAGAATATGACAGCAATTTCCCGTGTACGATTTCAGATGGCTTTGCGCTGTTATTAAGGCCTGTTTCAGGAGGTGCCTATACCAACCTTGCCGTTTTGCCCAATGGTGCCGGCCCGGTAAGTGTTACGAATATTATTCCTGCCAGTTATTCCTGCGGTCCCAAGAATGCACAGTATTTCGGCGGACAGAATACCGCCAATATAGAAACCAATTTCAGCGGACGTACCATTCCTCTTACGGCAAAAGCGACTGTTACTCCCGGTGTTGCTTATCATTTTAAAATGGTTCTGGCTGATTATCAGGATTCCAACTATGATTCAGGCGTTTTCCTGGAAGCCGGCTCCTTTAATATCGGTGTTCAGCTGTTGGATGCTGCGGGTGTCCAGCTGCCTTCTTCCATCAATGTATGTGATAATACACCACAGACATTTACTGCTTCCACCCAGGTGCCGAATGCAACCTACCAGTGGTTTCTCGGAACCACACCAATACCGGGGGCAACCAATCCCAGCTATACGGCAACCCAGCCAGGACAATATACAGTCCAGGTATTCATACCCGGGAATTCATGTCCCGGAACGGCAAGCATTACCATTGTTGGCGGAACTTCGCCTACAGTTCAGAATGCTACCCTGACCTCATGCTTTGTACAGGGAAATGCCACCTTCAACCTGACCACGGCGCAATCCTCCATCAGTACTACTCCGGGTGCAACATTCGCCTATTATATCAACCAGGCAGATGCCATTGCCGGAAACGCTAATACCATTGCCAATCCTGCCGCATTTCAGAGTGCAGGACAGACAGTGTATGTTTCGGTGAAAAACGGGTTCTGCGCAAAAGTAGCAGAGCTTACCTTGGTAAAAGCGCCGCAGATTACGGCTACCATTGCTGCTCCGGGCGTACTTACATGTACCAATCAGCAGGTCACTTTAAATGCTTCAGCTTCCGTATATCCTTCCGGATCGGTGTTCAACTGGACGACCACGGGAGGAAATATCATTTCAGGCGGAAATACGCTGAACCCGGTAGTGAACGCCGCGGGAACCTATACACTAACAATTTCCAATACGTACCAGCCCGGCAATACCATATGTACAGGTACGGCAAATATTACAGTGACAGGAGACAGTGCGCCTCCCGTAACAACCGTCACTGCTTCCAAGACAACAATCTGTGCCGGAGAAACGGTAACGTTAACCGCTTCAGGAGGAACAACGTACACCTGGGCAGGTTTACCCGGAAATGGGGCTACCCAGACCGTAACGCCAACAGCAACGACTACCTATACCGTGACAGCATTAGGCGCAAATGGATGCGCATCCCAGAATCCGGCTACGATTACCATTGAGGTTTCCCAGCCCATAACGGTTCAGAATGCCGTTCTCCTTCAATGTTACCAGCCGGGTCCTATCAATTATAACCTTACCTCGGCCCAGCCACAGATCACAACAGCTGCAGGAGTTACTTTTGCGTATTATATCAATCAGGCAGATGCCAATGCCGGAAATGCAAATACGATTACCAATCCTAATGCATTTTCCAGCGCCGGTAACCAGACCATCTATGTCCTGGTCAAAAACGGGGGCTGTAGTTATGTTGTGAGTTTACAGCTTCTAAAAACCGCAGCAACAACACTTACGATAGCAGCTCCGCAGACTATTACCTGTACAACATCCCAGGTTACGCTTAATGCATCCGCCTCCGTTATTCCTGCGGGTTCTACCATAGCATGGACTACTGCCGGAGGGAATATTGTTTCGGGAGCCAACAACCTTACTCCTGTAGTTAATGCAGGAGGGACTTATACGCTCACCGTATCCAATGTATCTCAGCCCGGCAACCTGAACTGTACCTATACGGAGACGGTTACCGTAACTGAAAACAAAACGCTTCCAGTAGCCGCGGTTACCTCTTCGGCAGTACAGATCTGTGCTGGTGAATCGGTTACTTTAACAGCATCTGGAGGGGTTTCCTATAACTGGGCAACACTTCCGGGCAACGGCAGCACTCAGGTAGTTTCACCAACCACAACCACAGTATATTCCGTATATGCAGTAGGTGCTAACGGATGTATTTCTGCCAATCCTGCTACGGTGACGGTAATTGTAGGGCCGCCAACGGCAACGGTTTCAGCTTCGCCAACTAAAATCTGTGCGGGTGACTCAGTTACCTTAACAGCTTCCGGAGGAGTGACGTACAACTGGGTAGGACTTCCAGGAAACGGGAATACTCAGGTGGTGACCCCTACCGTGACGACCACTTATTCTGTATATGCCCTAGGCGGAAACGGATGTACCTCTATTAATCCTGCTACCATCACAATCGAGGTGGTTCCGGCGATCAGTTCTGCCTTACAGAATGTTTACGTTTGTAAAGGAGACACGGGAGTACTGGATGCAGGATCAGGACCTGGTTACACTTATTTATGGAGTACGGGAGCCACTACACAGACTATTTCTACCAATGTACCCGGAACTTATACGGTGACCATCAACAATGGAACGTGTTCAAAAACTTTTTCGGCTCAGCTGATTAATCCCACGCTGCCTCAGTTTACCAACATTACCTATGAAAATCATACAATGACCTTGTCAGCAACAAATCCTACCGGCGGAGTACTGGAATATTCCGTTGACGGAGGCGTGACATGGCAGTCATCCAATATCTTTTACAATCTGCTGAACAATACCAATTACACGATTCTGGTAAGAGTAAAAGACGCGGAGTGCAGCACGGTACTGGAATATTTCACTTTTGTTATTTCCAATGCCATTACCCCTAATGATGACGGTAAAAATGATTTTGTAGACTTTGCCGGAATCAGCAAGTACAACAATTTCGCTGCTTCTGTCTTCAACAGGTATGGTCAGGAGATTTTTAAAGCTACCAAAGCAGAAACGTTCTGGACCGGAACCGTACGTGGAATTAGTCAGCCTACAGGAACCTACTGGTATCGGGTACAGTGGGAAAACCCGGCAAGTAAAAAGCTGGAACTACGAACAGGCTGGATTTTATTGAAGAATAGAAACTGA
- a CDS encoding choice-of-anchor L domain-containing protein, translating to MKAGAFIDVNAPSYNESGYTIAQLVKDVLISSGTNSCVTPNVSNVQVSPNLAASSANRSWGYFNKATTAFPFKDGIILSTGYANKGGNSFISSTLSDNVGTGSDPDLVAATNPTQTLNDAVILEFDFVPTSSQVKFNYLFASEEYTGSFPCSYSDAFALLLKPVGSTAPYVNMAVLPGGAGPVSVTNIHPAISGVCGEVNANFFGGYNTSNIETNFNGRTIPLTASATVVPGQAYHFKMVLADAGDTAYDSAVFLEGGSFNIGVELLDPSGATLPEEINVCDNVPQVITASVNDPNLAYQWYFNGTPVAGATTNTITAVQPGVYTIEVSVPGNPCPGKATIKINGGTTPVANDATLLLCTTPDITTFDLSTILPAISTTPGAVFRIYVNQADAMAQNNNYLTNILNYNGTDGQILYVVVSNGGFCSKMVQLNLRKESTPTASVVATKLKICPGDTVNLTATGGTTYEWSNFQGTGNTQSVTLFNTTTFTVYAIGAKGCRSLKPATVTVEVIPEMTSPLMDVEMCMGDRVVLDAGAGPNYTYLWSTGATTQTINVDQLGVYTVAVNNGYCTRTFTSHVMAAASPFISGLDYGNNTLTITAVGPMINNMPTTLEYSADGGISWQASNVFTNLQNNTNYNLQVRTVGTHCVGALDFFTLQISNIITPNQDGINDVLDLSALGNFKNFTGSVYDRYGSEIFRFTKQNPVWNGTVGGKRLPTATYWYKFNYEYPKSKAQMNWSGWIMLKNRE from the coding sequence ATGAAAGCAGGTGCTTTTATCGACGTTAATGCCCCTTCTTACAATGAAAGCGGTTATACGATTGCACAGTTAGTAAAAGATGTCCTGATTTCATCAGGTACGAATTCGTGTGTAACTCCTAATGTTTCCAACGTACAGGTAAGTCCTAACTTAGCTGCCAGCAGCGCCAATCGCTCCTGGGGTTATTTCAATAAAGCCACTACAGCATTTCCTTTTAAGGATGGTATTATTCTCTCTACCGGCTATGCCAATAAAGGTGGGAATTCTTTTATCAGCAGTACATTGAGTGACAATGTAGGAACCGGAAGTGATCCTGATCTTGTCGCTGCTACCAATCCTACCCAGACGCTTAATGACGCTGTAATCCTTGAATTTGACTTTGTACCGACGTCATCGCAGGTAAAGTTCAACTATCTTTTTGCCTCTGAAGAATATACCGGGTCTTTCCCGTGCAGCTACTCGGATGCTTTTGCACTTCTGTTAAAGCCTGTGGGCAGTACGGCTCCGTATGTTAATATGGCAGTACTTCCGGGCGGTGCAGGACCGGTAAGTGTAACCAACATTCACCCGGCTATTTCAGGCGTGTGCGGTGAGGTTAATGCCAACTTCTTCGGGGGATATAATACATCCAATATCGAGACCAACTTCAATGGACGTACCATTCCGCTAACCGCGAGTGCTACAGTAGTTCCGGGACAGGCGTATCACTTTAAAATGGTCCTGGCTGATGCCGGAGATACGGCTTATGACTCTGCTGTTTTCCTTGAAGGAGGATCATTCAATATCGGAGTAGAGCTTCTGGATCCTTCAGGTGCTACTTTGCCGGAAGAAATCAATGTATGTGACAATGTACCGCAGGTAATCACTGCTTCCGTAAACGACCCTAACCTTGCTTATCAGTGGTATTTTAACGGTACTCCTGTAGCCGGAGCAACGACGAATACCATTACAGCAGTACAGCCGGGCGTATATACTATTGAGGTTAGTGTTCCGGGAAATCCCTGTCCGGGTAAAGCGACCATAAAAATTAATGGCGGAACAACCCCTGTAGCCAATGATGCTACTTTGCTGCTCTGTACAACGCCGGATATCACCACCTTTGATCTCAGTACGATTTTGCCTGCCATCAGTACAACACCGGGTGCCGTATTCCGAATCTACGTGAATCAGGCAGATGCAATGGCTCAAAATAATAATTACCTAACTAACATACTGAATTATAACGGTACGGATGGCCAGATCCTGTATGTAGTAGTTTCCAACGGGGGATTCTGCAGCAAAATGGTGCAGCTTAACCTTCGTAAAGAATCAACACCTACAGCGAGTGTGGTAGCCACTAAACTTAAAATTTGTCCTGGTGATACCGTGAATCTGACGGCAACCGGAGGAACAACTTATGAATGGAGCAATTTCCAGGGTACCGGAAATACTCAAAGTGTTACTTTATTCAACACCACTACATTCACTGTGTACGCTATCGGTGCGAAGGGATGCCGCTCCCTGAAGCCTGCGACTGTGACTGTAGAAGTTATTCCTGAAATGACTTCACCGCTTATGGATGTGGAAATGTGTATGGGAGACCGTGTTGTTCTGGATGCCGGAGCAGGACCTAATTATACCTATCTGTGGAGTACCGGTGCAACGACCCAGACGATCAATGTAGATCAGTTGGGAGTATATACGGTAGCCGTTAACAACGGATATTGTACCAGAACGTTTACTTCACATGTCATGGCTGCTGCATCACCGTTTATTTCAGGCCTGGATTACGGCAATAATACCCTTACCATTACTGCTGTAGGCCCGATGATCAACAATATGCCGACAACATTGGAATATTCAGCCGACGGAGGTATCTCATGGCAGGCATCCAATGTGTTCACCAACTTACAGAACAATACCAATTACAATCTTCAGGTAAGAACTGTTGGAACACATTGTGTCGGGGCGCTTGATTTCTTCACATTGCAGATCAGCAATATCATAACTCCGAATCAGGACGGAATCAATGATGTCCTTGACCTTAGTGCTTTAGGAAACTTCAAAAACTTTACCGGATCAGTGTATGACCGTTATGGTTCTGAGATTTTCAGGTTTACCAAGCAGAATCCGGTATGGAATGGTACCGTAGGAGGGAAAAGGCTTCCGACTGCCACATACTGGTATAAATTCAACTACGAATATCCGAAATCCAAAGCCCAGATGAACTGGTCAGGATGGATCATGCTGAAAAACAGAGAGTAA
- the rsmA gene encoding 16S rRNA (adenine(1518)-N(6)/adenine(1519)-N(6))-dimethyltransferase RsmA has product MSVKAKKHLGQHFLTDENIARKIVEGLSFDGYQTVMEVGPGMGVLTKYLLEKEQQIYLAEIDTESIEYLKNNFAQVNESTFVGDFLKQDFSFNNGEQIAIIGNFPYNISSQILFQIVDHYTLIPEMVGMFQKEVAERTAGVPRTKDYGILTVLIQAYYDVKYMFTVHENVFNPPPKVKSGVIRLTRNPKEGLAGNEVLFKQIVKTGFNQRRKKLSNALKPLNIPEELKAHPFMDKRAEELSVEDFIMFTRLWKEHW; this is encoded by the coding sequence TTGAGTGTAAAAGCAAAAAAACATCTCGGGCAGCATTTCCTGACGGATGAAAATATCGCAAGAAAAATTGTAGAAGGCCTGAGTTTTGACGGCTATCAAACCGTCATGGAAGTAGGACCGGGAATGGGGGTCCTCACCAAATACCTGCTTGAAAAAGAACAGCAGATCTATCTCGCAGAAATAGATACCGAATCTATTGAGTACCTTAAAAATAATTTTGCCCAGGTAAATGAAAGCACTTTTGTAGGGGATTTCCTGAAACAGGATTTCAGTTTTAACAATGGTGAGCAGATTGCGATCATCGGTAATTTCCCATATAACATTTCATCACAGATCCTGTTCCAGATTGTGGATCATTATACCCTGATCCCTGAAATGGTGGGTATGTTCCAGAAAGAGGTAGCGGAAAGGACCGCTGGGGTACCGAGAACAAAAGACTATGGTATCCTTACGGTTCTTATCCAGGCTTATTATGATGTGAAATATATGTTTACGGTCCATGAGAACGTATTTAATCCGCCACCAAAAGTAAAATCCGGGGTCATCCGTTTAACCAGGAATCCAAAGGAAGGCCTTGCAGGAAATGAAGTTCTTTTTAAACAGATTGTAAAAACCGGGTTTAACCAGCGGAGAAAAAAGCTCTCCAATGCCTTGAAACCACTGAATATCCCTGAAGAACTTAAAGCTCATCCATTTATGGACAAGAGGGCTGAAGAACTGAGCGTTGAGGATTTCATCATGTTCACCAGGCTCTGGAAAGAACACTGGTAA
- a CDS encoding cell division protein FtsX, which yields MAKSVEEFNKKRLRSSNITVVISIALVLFLLGLMGLILINAQKYSDYIKEQLVVNAYFDENFDAKDSVKIAKVEEETFKEIQTLAPVKKATYISREMAAKEAKASMGIDSDALFEENIFPSSVEIALKPEYVDPAKIDEAIKVIKSVPGIVDVKNDSTLMVDVYNNLSRILKWIFGFSMLFLILAVVLINNSIRLKIFSKRFIIKTMQLVGAKRRFILKPFIIEAVILGAIGSVIGLMALCGVWYYFTSQIGSAFVQDNNQYFWLALLVLGIGIFITVLSTVVATWRFLRTSVDDLYYS from the coding sequence ATGGCTAAATCTGTAGAAGAGTTTAATAAGAAAAGGCTTAGGTCCAGCAATATTACGGTAGTGATCAGTATTGCCCTGGTATTATTTTTATTGGGATTAATGGGGCTTATTCTGATTAATGCTCAGAAATATTCCGATTATATCAAAGAACAGCTGGTGGTTAATGCTTATTTTGACGAAAATTTTGATGCTAAGGACTCTGTAAAGATTGCTAAGGTGGAGGAAGAGACATTCAAGGAAATCCAGACCTTGGCACCCGTTAAAAAAGCGACTTATATTTCCAGGGAAATGGCTGCCAAAGAAGCTAAAGCCAGTATGGGAATAGACAGCGATGCTCTTTTTGAAGAAAACATCTTCCCGTCTTCTGTAGAAATTGCCCTTAAACCGGAATATGTGGATCCGGCTAAAATTGATGAAGCCATTAAAGTGATCAAATCCGTCCCCGGAATTGTAGATGTGAAAAATGACAGCACACTGATGGTGGATGTATACAATAACCTCAGCAGGATCCTGAAATGGATTTTCGGTTTTTCCATGCTGTTCCTGATTCTTGCCGTAGTGCTGATTAACAACTCCATCCGTTTAAAAATATTCTCTAAAAGATTTATCATTAAAACCATGCAGCTGGTAGGGGCGAAAAGGAGGTTTATCCTTAAGCCGTTCATCATTGAAGCGGTTATTCTAGGAGCCATTGGTTCTGTAATCGGTCTGATGGCCCTTTGCGGTGTATGGTATTATTTTACAAGCCAGATCGGTTCTGCATTCGTACAGGACAATAACCAGTATTTCTGGCTGGCTTTGCTTGTATTGGGAATAGGAATTTTTATTACCGTCCTGAGCACCGTGGTGGCAACATGGAGATTCCTGAGAACAAGTGTTGATGATTTATATTACTCTTAA
- a CDS encoding DUF3098 domain-containing protein translates to MSKKTNKFSAASYGKETETPQESPFYFGPQNFKWMLIGLAFIVVGFLLMMGADANTVDGKYDPNSWNDGIFSIRRIRIAPLFVVIGFVIEGYAILKRK, encoded by the coding sequence ATGAGCAAAAAAACAAATAAGTTTTCCGCTGCCTCTTACGGCAAAGAAACTGAAACCCCACAGGAAAGTCCGTTTTACTTCGGACCCCAAAACTTTAAATGGATGCTGATAGGCTTGGCCTTTATTGTCGTTGGTTTCCTTCTGATGATGGGTGCTGATGCCAATACGGTAGACGGAAAATATGATCCGAATTCATGGAATGACGGCATCTTCTCGATCCGGAGAATACGGATTGCGCCGCTGTTTGTAGTGATAGGCTTTGTTATAGAAGGCTATGCAATTCTGAAAAGAAAATAG